GCTGATCGTTCGTGCTAATGTGGGAGATAACGAAAAGATCAAGCAAATGTTTGATCAGATCAAAGAGCATTTCGGGCGTCTTGATGTATTCGTCAACAACGCAGCATCCGGTGTACTCCGTCCTGCAATGGAGCTTGAAGAATCTCACTGGAACTGGACAATGAATATTAATAGTAAAGCACTGCTGTTCTGTGCCCAGGAAGCGGTCAAGCTGATGCCGGAAGAAGGCGGGAAAATCGTCAGCATTTCTTCACTCGGATCGATCCGCTATCTCGATAATTATACGACAGTCGGCGTTTCGAAAGCCGCGCTTGAAGCCTTAACACGCTATCTTGCCGTAGAACTTGCGCCAAAGAAAATTGTGGTAAACGCCGTATCAGGCGGTGCAATTGATACAGAAGCACTGACTCATTTCCCGAACCGCGAAGAATTACTTGAAGATGCGCGGAGCAAAACACCGGCAGGCCGCATGGTAGAAATCGATGACATCGTCAAGACCATTAAATTCCTCGTATCAGATGACTCGTCGATGATCTGCGGCCAAACCATTATCGTCGATGGCGGCCGTTCACTGCTCGTATAAATCATGAATAATTCTCACCTGAAACGGTCATATTAATGTTCGTGGAGGTGAGAAAACCATGAAAAAGCAAACAAACAAAACACAAACAGGTACAAACGTTGAAGAAGTACAAAAGCAAAACGCTGCTGGTCAATACGGTGCTGAATTTGCATCAGAAACAAATGCTGCAGAAGTAAAAAGACAAAACCAGCAATCAGAAAGCAAAAAGAACCAGCCTGCAAACAACAAGCAATCACGATAACAAAAAAAGAAGCTGACAGTCACTCACTGTCAGCTTCTTTTTAGTGTTCAGGAGTCTCAAGACGCGGTTGCGGCATATGTCGAACATTCACCGTCATCCGACAAAACTAGTCAAAGGGATTCGAAATCAAAAGTGGAATCACTTATACTCAGGAGGGATTTCACCATGAATTTATTCAAAGAAAAAGTACATCAGCAAATGGAAATCGCAGAGGAGCTTCTTTATCTATACGCTGAAAAAGAAAAGAAGAAAAAAATGATGGATTTTTTAGCGTCGATGAACATTGAGGAATCTGCTGAACATATCGGCTACCAGCTGAGAGAGCTTGATCAGAAACTCAAACAAGTGCAGGAAATGTTTGATAAAAGAATGAACGAAGTAATCGAGGCATACCACACCAAACCTGATTTGTGACTTAGAAAGATCATGCTTTAAGCAAAAGCCGGGCAGGACATATCCTCCGCTTTCCTTTGTCTAGCTGCGGCGACTAGCCCCTCGAGGTCATAAGTCAAAGCTGAACGAGGGCGAAAATCAGCCCTCTTTTCATCTTCGCCTTATGCTTGTCGGGGCTGGACGAGTCTCCTCCGCTTTTCTTGGTGGCCGGGCGGTGAACCCCTTGTGCTCCGCACAATGGTTTCACCTGACCCTTTCCGCCACAGGAGTCTCCGGATATGTCCTGCCCTATTGATTATGAATGACCAGCTGATTTTACACAGATTATCGTAATGGCTTGTTCAGATTAAAATCAACTTATAAACAACTAGTTAACCCTCATTAAAATCCATGTAGTTCTTGGTGTCAGTTGTTGAACTTTCTATGATTTATTAACCAGCTTTATCTTGAGCATGTTTTCCACAATCTTTTGATTAAATATATTCTAAGAACTATTTTGAATTAGTTCAACGGTCGAGAATTCATCAGAGGGCTTGACTCACCCGAAGACTCCTGGGGCAGTGAAGCGACAGGTGAGACAGTGTAGTGCGGAGCACTAACTGGCTCACCGCGCGGCCATGGAAAAGCGGAGGCGGGCGTTTAGGGACGTACAAACTGGACCGGTCCCGACGGAGATAAAGGAAACACAGCGAACGTAGTGAGCTGATGTTGACTTATCGGACGAGGGGACGGGAAGTTTGCTAGTCCCTGGCCGTCGGAGCTAGACAAACGAAAGCGAAGGGTGAGTCAAGCCCGGTTTTATCTTCAATACTCAAAAGAGTCACCCGTATTCGTCCGGGTGGCTCTTTTATTATGAAAAGGGTATAATGGGACAATACATACATGAGCGGACCTGTATCCAGTACAGGAAAATGTAAATCACGCAGTTAAAGGCAGGAGATGGAGGATGACGCTACCAGTTGAAGGGCAAAGTATTCAAATTCACAGCTATAAGCATGATGGACTGATACATCGGGTCTGGCAGGAAACGACTGTTCTGAAAGGGACGCGTAATATTGTCATTGGCGGTAATGACCGGACGATCGTCACTGAATCTGACGGGCGTACCTGGCTGACGCGCGAGCCGGCGATCTGTTATTTCCATGCTGAGCACTGGTTTAATATTATTTGTATGCTTCGTGACGACGGGGTTTATTATTACTGCAACATAAGTTCTCCGTTCGTATTCGAAGATGGTGCTTTAAAGTATATTGATTACGATCTCGATATTAAGGTGTACCCGGATATGTCCTATACACTTCTTGATGAGGACGAGTATGAGGAACATCGTAAGCTGATGGGTTATCCAAATGTGATTGACCGCATCCTGCAGCGTAACGTGGATAAACTGATTCGCTGGATTAAGCAGAGGCGCGGACCGTTTGCGCCGGATTTCATTGATGTATGGTACAGCAGATATCTCTTTCAGAAGAGATATCGTTTAAAAGAATAATGAGTTATTTTTCCTGTTGAGCTTCAACAGGTTTTTTCATGGCTGAAAGAGAGGGATTTTGATGGATAGTATCAAAAGATATATGAAATTTGTCGCACCGTATAAGTGGCAGATTATTTTCACACTGATCATTGGTGTAATTAAGTTTGCCATTCCACTGCTGATTCCGGTTTTAATTCAGTATGTCATTGATGATATTATTGGTGGCAATATGACCACGGATGAGAAATTGAATCAGCTTTACTGGCTGATCGGAGGAGCCATGGTGCTGTTTGTTATTTTGAGACCACCTGTGGAATATTACCGCCAGTATTTTGCACAGTGGACAAGTAATAAGATTCTGTTTGATATAAGGGACCAGCTGTTTTCGCATTTACAGAAGCTGAGTTTTAAGTACTACGCCAACACGCGCGCGGGAGAAGTCATTTC
This genomic stretch from Jeotgalibacillus aurantiacus harbors:
- a CDS encoding YgaB family protein, whose protein sequence is MNLFKEKVHQQMEIAEELLYLYAEKEKKKKMMDFLASMNIEESAEHIGYQLRELDQKLKQVQEMFDKRMNEVIEAYHTKPDL
- the ntdP gene encoding nucleoside tri-diphosphate phosphatase; this translates as MTLPVEGQSIQIHSYKHDGLIHRVWQETTVLKGTRNIVIGGNDRTIVTESDGRTWLTREPAICYFHAEHWFNIICMLRDDGVYYYCNISSPFVFEDGALKYIDYDLDIKVYPDMSYTLLDEDEYEEHRKLMGYPNVIDRILQRNVDKLIRWIKQRRGPFAPDFIDVWYSRYLFQKRYRLKE
- the fabL gene encoding enoyl-[acyl-carrier-protein] reductase FabL produces the protein MTNKVALVTGSSRGVGKATAIALAKEGYDIVINYARSKGAAQETAAEIEALGRKVLIVRANVGDNEKIKQMFDQIKEHFGRLDVFVNNAASGVLRPAMELEESHWNWTMNINSKALLFCAQEAVKLMPEEGGKIVSISSLGSIRYLDNYTTVGVSKAALEALTRYLAVELAPKKIVVNAVSGGAIDTEALTHFPNREELLEDARSKTPAGRMVEIDDIVKTIKFLVSDDSSMICGQTIIVDGGRSLLV
- a CDS encoding gamma-type small acid-soluble spore protein, yielding MKKQTNKTQTGTNVEEVQKQNAAGQYGAEFASETNAAEVKRQNQQSESKKNQPANNKQSR